CTGCATGCGACATGTTGTTTTCCCGGTTTTATCGGGTACAATGGCTTGCAGTTGGCAGAAACGCTGTCGTTCGTTTGCGCAGCGCGCGCTCCGGAGTCTACTCTCCCGCGTATTGCAGCCTGATTCGCAGTCTGCTTCGCAGCCAACTTTGCAGCCCCGTTTCGATTGCATCAACTCGTAGCAGTCCGCGTGCCGGCGGGCTTGCCGCCCGTTAAATAGCGGGCACGTGCGCGGGTCGAGCCCCGCACGCGGCGTCCGATGTCCGCATCGGACCGCTGTACGGCGCCGGGCCGCACGATGCGCAGCCGGGCCACGGAACCCCGCTTCAACGTTGCAGTCTCAAACGAGCATATGCGCTCGCGCTTACCGTTGAATCGGCTTGTGTTTGATATTTTCTTTGCATCCAGTTGCAAGATCCGCTGACGACGACATCGTGATGAATACGGATGAGGCCAAGAGGGTGCTCGAGACCGCCTTGTTGTGCGCGCGCGAGCCGCTGACCCTTCATGGTATGAAGAAGCTGTTCGCCGATGTGGACGGCAATGGCCGCCAGCTCGGTGTCGGCGTGGGTGCGGATACGATCAAGATTTTGCTCGAGGAATTGCGCCAGGACTGGCAGGGACGCGGCATCGAGATCGTCAGCCTGGCCTCGGGCTGGCGCTTCCAGAGCCGGCCGGAAATGAAGCCTTACCTGGACCGGGTCGCACCGGAAAAGCCGCCGAAGTATTCGCGGGCAACGCTGGAAACGCTGGCGATCATCGCCTACCGCCAGCCGGTCACG
This genomic stretch from Massilia sp. 9096 harbors:
- the scpB gene encoding SMC-Scp complex subunit ScpB, with product MNTDEAKRVLETALLCAREPLTLHGMKKLFADVDGNGRQLGVGVGADTIKILLEELRQDWQGRGIEIVSLASGWRFQSRPEMKPYLDRVAPEKPPKYSRATLETLAIIAYRQPVTRGDIEEIRGVAVNSQTIKMLEDRGWIDVVGHREVPGRPALLGTTRQFLDDLGLAALSQLPPLEQVGEMGGGRTLEALEAALQQFDEPSTAEVPTVEVPINTNHDPAPVSDA